One Rhodospirillales bacterium genomic window carries:
- the egtB gene encoding ergothioneine biosynthesis protein EgtB has protein sequence MQDARNRTLELVADLDDQQLMGPKLPTVNPLRWEIGHVAFFYEYFILNQLYGQASILGDRATKLYDSIAIAHELRWDLPLLSREETLNYLQTVFDLLADRLDQGMASEQDSFIYQFAIFHEDMHTEAFLWARQTLGLATPNLAIAADVSDERAVGPHSGFAKIPGGTFPLGASKDAPFLFDNEKWAHSVKIEPFEIAKAPVTNQEFQAFVDDGGYDRESFWDKDGWKWRTDTKAKHPVYWVPDGHHKWQVRRFDQTFALPPHEPVIHVNWFEANAYCRWAGVRLPRESEWEAAALGEAGPDGTLAASKRRYPWGALIPDPALANLDGRALGPIDVSALGAGDSAFGCRQMLGNVWEWTDDTFNGFPDFEADAYKEYSAMLFGDTKVLRGGAWTTRGRMIHGTYRNYFEPHRRDVFCGFRTCKIK, from the coding sequence ATGCAAGACGCCCGGAACCGGACCCTTGAACTGGTCGCTGACCTTGATGACCAACAATTGATGGGGCCTAAATTACCCACGGTTAATCCTTTGCGTTGGGAAATTGGCCATGTTGCCTTTTTCTATGAATATTTCATCCTCAACCAGCTTTACGGGCAGGCGTCCATCTTAGGCGATCGTGCAACGAAGCTCTATGATTCCATTGCCATTGCCCATGAATTGCGATGGGATTTGCCACTGCTGAGTCGGGAAGAAACGCTCAATTATTTGCAAACGGTCTTTGATCTGCTGGCAGACCGTCTGGATCAGGGCATGGCCAGCGAACAAGACAGCTTCATCTATCAATTCGCCATCTTCCACGAAGACATGCACACAGAAGCTTTTCTCTGGGCACGCCAAACCCTCGGGCTTGCCACGCCTAATCTCGCCATTGCCGCTGATGTTTCAGACGAACGCGCAGTGGGGCCGCATTCTGGTTTTGCTAAAATTCCCGGAGGCACCTTCCCGCTGGGTGCATCTAAAGACGCGCCCTTCTTGTTTGATAATGAAAAATGGGCGCATTCGGTAAAAATAGAGCCCTTTGAAATTGCCAAGGCGCCGGTGACAAATCAGGAATTTCAGGCCTTCGTCGATGATGGCGGATATGACCGGGAATCTTTTTGGGATAAAGATGGCTGGAAATGGCGCACAGATACCAAAGCCAAACACCCCGTCTATTGGGTGCCCGATGGGCATCATAAATGGCAGGTCCGGCGTTTCGATCAAACCTTTGCCCTGCCCCCCCATGAACCCGTGATTCACGTCAACTGGTTTGAGGCCAATGCCTATTGCCGTTGGGCCGGGGTACGGCTGCCCCGAGAATCCGAATGGGAAGCAGCCGCCCTTGGCGAAGCCGGGCCTGATGGCACCTTGGCCGCATCCAAACGACGCTATCCCTGGGGGGCGCTCATCCCCGATCCTGCACTTGCCAATCTCGATGGACGGGCATTGGGGCCAATCGACGTGTCGGCACTGGGGGCTGGCGACAGTGCGTTCGGGTGCCGCCAGATGCTCGGCAATGTTTGGGAATGGACGGATGATACGTTCAATGGCTTCCCGGATTTTGAAGCGGATGCCTACAAAGAATATTCGGCCATGTTATTTGGCGACACCAAGGTGCTGCGCGGGGGTGCCTGGACCACCCGGGGCCGCATGATCCACGGCACGTATCGAAATTACTTTGAGCCTCACCGCCGCGATGTCTTTTGTGGCTTTAGAACCTGCAAAATAAAATGA
- a CDS encoding amidohydrolase family protein, whose translation MAFDLIVRGGTIVDGSGLPGFEGDIGITDGMITEIGDLSGQTADEVIDASGHVVSPGFIDGHAHYDAQIFWDDIGSNICWHGVTTAIMGNCGFTLAPCAEQNKRLVFSNLEMAEEISPEAMEAGIDWSWETFPEFMDHVDSIPKGINYATYVGHSAIRTYVMGERAYKDVANADDLAAMEDQVETAMRAGAVGFSTTISANHRTADGGPVASRYAEWSEIEALVGVMGRLGSGVFELSRGGLRADQEARDADIARLKALAIDTKVPITFGGAWSSRANPDTWRQQFAMIDDVTAAGGNMLVQATAAWNGSLRSFETFMPYDNAPVWKEFRALPLDEQEKGLRDPEMRAKLVDVAKNHKRETDPALNNVMLRDVDWDWIFPLYKTLPPYQSVGDIARDRGADPIEVMIDLALEKNLKLFFIAPTNCEDQDYVLAMLRHPSTAVTFGDSGAHVTTIVNPVQADLLGNWVRQRQAVTMEAAVRKITFDIASFWGLEKRGLLREGWHADITIFDPDVIAPDIPELAHDQPTGAARILQKAVGIKATIVNGDVFMRENVHSGAYSGHLLRGAIARN comes from the coding sequence ATGGCTTTTGATCTGATTGTACGCGGCGGGACCATCGTGGATGGCTCCGGGTTGCCAGGCTTTGAAGGGGACATCGGGATCACCGATGGCATGATCACCGAAATCGGGGATCTTTCAGGACAAACAGCGGACGAGGTTATCGATGCAAGCGGGCATGTGGTATCGCCCGGCTTTATCGATGGGCATGCCCATTACGATGCCCAGATTTTCTGGGACGATATTGGCAGCAACATTTGCTGGCACGGTGTCACAACGGCGATCATGGGCAATTGCGGGTTCACGCTGGCACCGTGTGCGGAACAGAACAAACGGCTGGTCTTCAGCAATCTGGAGATGGCGGAGGAAATATCGCCCGAAGCCATGGAAGCAGGCATTGATTGGTCGTGGGAAACGTTCCCGGAATTCATGGACCATGTGGATTCCATTCCCAAGGGCATCAATTACGCAACGTATGTCGGCCATTCGGCCATTCGAACCTATGTCATGGGCGAACGCGCATATAAAGACGTGGCAAATGCCGATGATCTGGCGGCCATGGAAGATCAGGTCGAAACCGCAATGCGGGCGGGCGCCGTTGGGTTCAGCACGACAATCTCTGCCAACCATCGGACGGCCGATGGTGGGCCGGTGGCCAGCCGCTATGCAGAATGGTCCGAGATAGAAGCGCTGGTCGGTGTCATGGGACGGTTGGGGAGCGGTGTCTTTGAGCTATCCCGGGGCGGGCTCAGGGCCGATCAGGAAGCCCGGGACGCAGACATTGCCCGCCTGAAAGCACTGGCGATCGACACAAAAGTGCCCATAACGTTTGGCGGTGCCTGGTCATCACGAGCAAATCCAGATACCTGGCGACAGCAATTTGCGATGATTGATGATGTGACTGCCGCCGGTGGCAACATGTTGGTTCAGGCAACCGCCGCCTGGAATGGGTCGCTGCGATCATTTGAAACTTTCATGCCCTATGACAATGCCCCGGTCTGGAAAGAATTCCGGGCCCTCCCCCTCGACGAACAGGAAAAAGGCCTGCGTGATCCGGAAATGCGGGCGAAGCTGGTTGATGTGGCCAAAAATCATAAACGTGAAACGGACCCCGCTCTTAATAATGTCATGTTGCGAGATGTGGATTGGGACTGGATATTCCCGCTTTATAAAACCCTGCCGCCGTATCAATCGGTTGGAGACATTGCCAGAGATCGCGGCGCGGACCCCATCGAGGTGATGATTGATCTGGCGCTGGAAAAAAACCTGAAGCTATTTTTTATCGCCCCGACCAATTGTGAAGATCAAGATTACGTCCTTGCCATGCTGCGCCATCCCAGCACTGCCGTGACGTTCGGCGATTCTGGCGCCCATGTGACCACCATCGTTAATCCGGTCCAGGCCGATCTTCTGGGCAATTGGGTGCGCCAACGCCAGGCCGTCACCATGGAGGCTGCGGTGCGAAAGATCACCTTCGATATTGCGTCATTCTGGGGGCTTGAAAAACGCGGTCTTCTCCGCGAAGGCTGGCACGCAGATATCACCATTTTTGATCCCGATGTGATCGCCCCGGATATTCCGGAACTGGCTCACGATCAACCGACGGGGGCTGCCCGAATTCTTCAAAAGGCCGTGGGCATCAAGGCCACCATCGTCAACGGCGATGTTTTTATGCGTGAAAACGTCCATAGCGGGGCATATTCGGGGCATTTGCTGCGCGGGGCCATTGCCCGCAATTGA
- a CDS encoding L-seryl-tRNA(Sec) selenium transferase — MAKSDPPLQASLPSVDRILGLAPIVALVEAHGRAVVTTGVRAVLAQLREIIGDNTGSPPDLSDKTISRRVALMVEAEARPSLRPVFNLTGTVLHTNLGRAMLPQIAIDAVAEIAMGASNLEFDLETGKRGDRDSHLEDLVCTLAGCEAATVVNNNAAAVLLVLNALALRKQVPVSRGELIEIGGAFRMPDIMARAGCKLIEVGTTNRTHAPDFEGAMGPKTAMIMKVHTSNYVVEGFTASVPEKKLAEIAHAHDVPFVVDLGAGSLVDLAQYGLPHEPTVAETLANGADLVTFSGDKLLGGPQAGIIAGRKDLIAKIKRNPMKRALRCDKMTLAALEAVLRLYQDPDRLAQHVPVIGLLSRPAQDIEAQATRLAPLLQAQLGDGMRVKMLPCQSQIGSGSLPVENLESFALAVCPDPKKRGTGRALNTLSAALRALPMAVIGRIQDDSFILDLRCLVDEAGFLAQLDQLVWDANP; from the coding sequence ATGGCTAAGTCCGACCCCCCCCTTCAGGCATCCTTGCCGTCTGTTGACCGTATCCTTGGGTTGGCGCCGATTGTGGCGTTGGTAGAGGCCCATGGCCGCGCGGTGGTCACAACCGGTGTGCGTGCGGTATTGGCGCAATTGCGCGAAATTATTGGTGATAATACCGGTTCACCACCCGATCTTTCCGATAAGACGATTTCCCGCCGGGTCGCATTGATGGTGGAGGCAGAAGCGCGTCCATCCCTGCGCCCGGTCTTTAATCTGACGGGCACGGTGCTGCACACCAACCTTGGCCGCGCCATGTTGCCACAAATAGCCATTGATGCCGTGGCAGAAATTGCCATGGGCGCGTCCAATCTGGAATTTGATCTGGAAACCGGCAAACGCGGGGATCGCGACAGCCATCTGGAAGATTTGGTATGCACGCTTGCAGGGTGTGAGGCGGCAACCGTGGTGAACAACAATGCGGCAGCCGTTTTGTTGGTGTTGAATGCCTTGGCGCTGCGCAAGCAAGTGCCGGTATCGCGCGGTGAATTAATTGAAATTGGCGGCGCGTTCCGCATGCCAGACATCATGGCGCGCGCGGGCTGTAAATTGATAGAGGTGGGGACCACCAACCGCACCCATGCCCCCGATTTTGAAGGGGCCATGGGGCCGAAAACGGCCATGATCATGAAGGTGCACACCAGCAATTATGTGGTTGAGGGGTTCACCGCATCGGTGCCTGAAAAGAAACTGGCCGAAATTGCTCATGCCCATGATGTGCCCTTTGTGGTCGATCTTGGTGCGGGGTCATTGGTGGATTTGGCGCAATATGGATTGCCCCACGAACCAACGGTTGCGGAAACATTGGCCAATGGGGCCGATTTGGTGACCTTCAGCGGCGATAAACTGCTGGGCGGGCCGCAGGCGGGGATCATTGCCGGGCGCAAAGACCTGATCGCCAAAATTAAACGCAACCCCATGAAACGCGCATTGCGCTGTGACAAGATGACCTTGGCGGCCCTTGAGGCCGTGTTGCGCCTCTACCAAGACCCGGACCGATTGGCCCAACATGTGCCGGTGATCGGGTTATTGTCCCGCCCTGCACAGGATATTGAGGCCCAGGCGACCCGCCTTGCCCCCTTGTTGCAAGCCCAATTGGGGGATGGCATGCGTGTGAAAATGCTGCCCTGTCAAAGCCAGATCGGCAGCGGGTCCTTGCCGGTGGAAAACCTTGAAAGTTTTGCCCTTGCGGTGTGCCCTGATCCAAAAAAGCGGGGCACAGGCCGCGCCCTGAACACGCTTTCGGCGGCGTTACGTGCGCTGCCAATGGCGGTTATTGGCCGCATTCAAGATGACAGTTTTATTCTGGATCTCCGCTGTTTGGTGGATGAGGCGGGCTTTTTGGCCCAGTTAGATCAGCTTGTTTGGGATGCCAATCCGTGA
- a CDS encoding amidohydrolase family protein, producing the protein MIIDIFTHVFPSSVFKRIDALGLDLGPIGKRTRSMKLLFDMDARFQSMDPFGDYRQVIALPNPPLEDFTDPEAGAELARAANDALAELVARHPDRFAGFIAALALHNPEAAVIEANRACKDLGAKGVQLFTNVGGRPLDDPEFSPVFDAMATLDRPIWLHPARTPETRDFPSEDISRFEAWISLGWPYETSLTMLRLSLTGVLERNPGLEIITHHLGGIVPYHEARLATAFKNLGKRSSDEDYAPYKEALSRDLIDYLKMFYGDTAMHGAVDPLRLGLSFFGDGHVVFASDAPYGPIDKCLSAIDALELEPAVRDNILFKNALRLLKAE; encoded by the coding sequence ATGATCATTGATATTTTTACCCATGTTTTTCCGAGCTCTGTATTCAAGCGTATAGATGCTCTTGGCCTTGATCTTGGGCCGATTGGAAAACGCACCCGATCCATGAAGCTGTTGTTTGATATGGATGCGCGGTTTCAATCGATGGACCCATTTGGTGATTACCGCCAAGTCATCGCCCTGCCCAACCCGCCGTTGGAAGATTTCACAGACCCCGAAGCTGGCGCTGAGCTGGCACGGGCGGCCAATGATGCCTTGGCCGAACTGGTGGCGCGCCATCCAGACCGGTTTGCGGGCTTTATCGCAGCCCTTGCCCTGCACAACCCCGAAGCGGCTGTGATTGAGGCCAATCGGGCGTGCAAAGACCTTGGTGCCAAAGGGGTGCAGCTGTTTACCAATGTTGGCGGCAGGCCATTGGATGATCCGGAATTTTCGCCGGTCTTTGATGCCATGGCCACGCTGGATCGCCCCATCTGGCTGCATCCGGCGCGCACGCCTGAAACCAGAGATTTCCCCAGCGAAGACATCAGCCGGTTTGAAGCGTGGATATCGCTTGGCTGGCCGTATGAAACGTCACTGACCATGTTGCGCTTGTCGCTGACCGGCGTGTTGGAACGCAACCCCGGGTTAGAGATTATCACCCATCATTTGGGTGGCATTGTTCCCTATCACGAAGCAAGGCTGGCCACGGCGTTCAAGAACCTGGGCAAACGATCCAGTGATGAAGATTACGCCCCCTATAAGGAAGCCTTGTCGCGGGATTTGATTGATTATTTAAAAATGTTTTACGGCGATACCGCCATGCATGGTGCGGTTGATCCGTTGCGGTTGGGGCTGAGCTTTTTTGGCGATGGGCACGTGGTATTTGCATCCGATGCACCGTATGGCCCCATCGATAAATGCTTGTCAGCCATTGATGCGCTGGAGCTCGAGCCGGCAGTGCGGGACAATATTTTGTTCAAGAACGCGCTTCGGTTGCTGAAAGCCGAATAA
- a CDS encoding malonyl-CoA synthase, with protein MTARNHLFDQISAAITDPKKGFLETVDGKTLSYEGLVALTGQYANALSDLGLKPGDRVCVQAEKSIAVMVLYLATVRAGGVFLPLNPGYSRAEISYFLGDATPLIFICDPKNQAPYADLADDSGVVHLETLDQTGTGTLSARANAAPPEFSNVARGADDLAAILYTSGTTGRSKGAMLSHENLASNARALADFWRFTPDDVLLHALPIFHTHGLFVGTNVTLFSGASMVFMEGFDAGEIIRLMPKATVLMGVPTFYSRLLARDDFTDDLTRTMRLFISGSAPLSAELHKDFSARTSHAILERYGMTETNMNTSNPYDGDRRPGTVGQPLPGVEARIADMESGHVLGRNEIGVIEVRGPNVFQGYWQMPEKTASEFREDGFFITGDMGVIDDDGYVSIVGRDKDLIITGGLNVYPAEVEAALDAIDGVAEGAIIGAPHSDFGEGVIAVVAPKPGASLTESGIIQSLSDCLAKFKQPKKVFFVDALQRNTMGKIEKAKLRETYKGAFEG; from the coding sequence ATGACCGCCAGAAATCACCTGTTCGATCAAATCTCAGCTGCCATCACGGACCCCAAAAAAGGCTTTTTGGAAACCGTTGATGGAAAAACGCTTAGCTATGAAGGGCTGGTTGCCCTGACCGGCCAATACGCCAATGCGTTGTCTGATCTGGGCCTGAAACCCGGCGACCGGGTTTGCGTACAAGCGGAAAAAAGCATCGCTGTGATGGTGCTGTATCTGGCGACCGTGCGCGCGGGCGGCGTGTTCCTGCCGCTTAATCCCGGCTACAGCCGGGCTGAAATTTCCTATTTCTTGGGCGATGCCACGCCCTTGATCTTTATCTGTGACCCGAAAAATCAGGCCCCCTACGCCGATTTGGCGGACGATTCCGGGGTGGTCCATCTGGAAACCCTTGATCAAACCGGTACGGGCACCTTGTCTGCGCGCGCCAATGCCGCCCCCCCTGAATTTAGCAATGTTGCACGCGGAGCAGATGATCTGGCCGCCATTCTTTACACATCGGGCACCACGGGGCGGTCTAAGGGGGCCATGCTCAGCCATGAAAATCTGGCCTCCAATGCCCGTGCATTGGCGGATTTCTGGCGCTTTACGCCCGATGATGTTTTGTTGCACGCCCTGCCAATTTTCCACACCCACGGGCTTTTTGTTGGCACCAATGTAACCCTGTTTTCAGGCGCTTCCATGGTCTTCATGGAGGGCTTTGATGCGGGTGAGATCATCCGATTGATGCCAAAGGCAACCGTATTGATGGGCGTGCCCACATTTTACAGCAGGCTTTTGGCCCGCGATGATTTCACCGATGACCTTACCCGCACGATGCGCCTGTTTATTTCCGGCTCTGCACCTTTATCGGCTGAGTTGCACAAGGATTTTTCCGCGCGCACCTCTCATGCCATTTTGGAACGCTATGGCATGACAGAAACCAACATGAACACATCCAATCCCTATGATGGCGATCGCCGTCCCGGCACCGTGGGCCAACCGCTGCCGGGCGTGGAAGCGCGGATTGCCGATATGGAAAGCGGCCACGTATTGGGGCGCAATGAAATTGGCGTGATCGAAGTTCGGGGTCCCAACGTGTTTCAGGGCTATTGGCAAATGCCAGAAAAGACCGCCTCAGAATTTCGCGAAGATGGCTTTTTCATCACCGGCGACATGGGCGTGATTGATGATGATGGCTATGTGTCCATCGTTGGCCGCGACAAAGACCTGATCATCACCGGGGGCTTGAATGTCTATCCAGCCGAAGTGGAAGCCGCCCTTGATGCCATCGACGGGGTGGCTGAAGGTGCCATTATCGGCGCACCCCATTCAGATTTTGGCGAAGGGGTCATTGCCGTGGTGGCCCCAAAACCCGGGGCCAGCCTGACAGAATCCGGTATTATCCAGTCGCTTTCTGATTGCCTTGCAAAGTTTAAACAGCCCAAAAAGGTCTTCTTCGTTGATGCCCTTCAGCGCAACACCATGGGCAAAATCGAAAAAGCCAAACTCCGCGAAACCTATAAAGGCGCGTTTGAAGGCTAG
- a CDS encoding MFS transporter, producing MAEPISAPISEPIPLQTQFAVYASGYLSTSMSNMAGMIIPLWVVLTMDPSAFTIGVIMGSRHFLPAILAIHGGAMMDHLGAKRVMLVFAIVGMIVPVLYPAIPWIGMIIILQMLAGLATTMSWMGAQTLIGQVMGGNPVHSGRLSSAALLGNLTVPLIIGAAWDHLGVWGAFMTMSLWGGGMVVAAILLPAPSKELSRGTDKINIRDFIPRLSGYLEAFALLSVPAIAVVVMVSVMRNTTYAVRSSFYVVYLDSIQFSGTEIGFLMSAAGSLGAISALLVGPVTKVIKPVILLFITVTCAIIFISLTPLMATFWQLMVIAMLWGASVGMSMPLMFSIMARAADSKSQGKSVGIRLTANRLAASGLPVLMGGIAEITGIGNSFLVIGVVMLASLGGVALYAQRVIGPPKE from the coding sequence TTGGCAGAACCCATAAGCGCTCCTATAAGCGAACCCATCCCCTTGCAGACCCAATTTGCGGTCTATGCGTCCGGCTATCTTTCCACCAGCATGTCAAACATGGCGGGAATGATCATTCCCCTGTGGGTGGTGCTGACGATGGACCCTTCCGCATTTACCATCGGGGTCATCATGGGTTCGCGCCATTTCCTGCCCGCCATTCTGGCGATCCATGGCGGGGCGATGATGGACCATCTTGGGGCCAAACGGGTGATGCTGGTCTTTGCCATCGTGGGCATGATCGTGCCCGTCCTGTATCCGGCAATCCCATGGATCGGGATGATCATTATCCTGCAGATGTTGGCCGGGCTGGCAACGACCATGTCGTGGATGGGGGCCCAAACCCTGATCGGCCAGGTAATGGGCGGAAACCCTGTCCATTCGGGCAGGCTGAGTTCTGCCGCATTATTGGGGAACCTGACGGTGCCGCTGATTATTGGTGCCGCCTGGGATCATTTGGGCGTCTGGGGCGCATTTATGACCATGTCTTTATGGGGGGGCGGCATGGTCGTTGCGGCCATCCTGTTGCCCGCACCGTCAAAAGAATTATCCCGGGGCACTGACAAAATCAATATCCGTGATTTCATCCCGAGGCTGTCTGGCTATCTGGAAGCCTTCGCGCTGTTATCTGTGCCCGCCATTGCCGTGGTGGTGATGGTATCGGTCATGCGCAACACCACCTATGCCGTCCGCAGTTCGTTTTATGTTGTCTATCTTGACAGCATCCAGTTCAGCGGCACCGAAATCGGATTTTTAATGTCGGCTGCCGGCAGTCTTGGTGCCATATCGGCACTACTGGTCGGCCCGGTGACAAAGGTCATAAAGCCGGTCATTTTGCTGTTCATCACCGTTACGTGCGCCATCATCTTTATCTCCCTCACCCCCTTGATGGCCACGTTCTGGCAATTAATGGTTATTGCCATGCTTTGGGGCGCATCGGTGGGCATGAGCATGCCCCTGATGTTTTCGATTATGGCACGCGCAGCGGATTCAAAATCCCAAGGCAAAAGCGTTGGCATTCGCCTGACCGCAAACCGTCTGGCCGCATCCGGCCTGCCGGTCCTGATGGGGGGCATTGCTGAAATTACCGGGATCGGCAACAGCTTCTTGGTCATTGGTGTTGTCATGCTGGCCAGTCTGGGGGGCGTTGCCCTTTATGCCCAACGGGTCATTGGGCCGCCAAAGGAATAA
- the selB gene encoding selenocysteine-specific translation elongation factor, giving the protein MIIATAGHIDHGKTLLVKALTGVDADRLPEEKKRGMTIDLGFAYTPARDGSVLGFVDVPGHEKFVRNMIAGVTGIDCALLVVAADDGPMPQTEEHLSILGLLGVASMVVAITKIDRVAGARVAEVRAEIEQLLAGSGFEGAEIYPVSAPTGDGVPDLRDALDRAAMRPMGAEFGNFRLAVDRSFTVPGAGVVVTGAVFSGAVKIGDPLMVSPSGIPVRVRGIHAQNQQSETAQLGQRCALNITGQQLERGDINRGDWILAAPVHAPTNRIDARLRVLPGEDAPIKHWTPVHLHLGAADIPARVAVLEGGSIAPGDHGLVQIVTERDIGALRGDRFILRDQSAWRTMAGGTVIDPFAPARGRARPERLSILRCMECEPVEKALLSLLQENSGGVDISRFVRTWNLVPKDATALIDQIVPKKGGNYGFSGEHWKGWVAKINAALKAFHTDNKDAQGIASAGLHKLVGRALPKDAFVQMIGELSENGTVLVKDAMVRLVEHRAQLAPKDEALWKKLEPIFEACDPRPPSLGDMADEAGADIKAVEQFLIRASRIGKVVQVSAKCFLQCGTLEKLGAMAEAIAKADGSLTIKAFRDQSGIGRNAIIEVAEYFDRIGFTVRRGNERDIRKPAVDVNWRGKR; this is encoded by the coding sequence GTGATCATTGCCACGGCCGGGCATATTGATCATGGCAAAACGCTGTTAGTGAAGGCGCTGACCGGTGTTGATGCCGATCGGTTGCCAGAAGAAAAAAAGCGTGGGATGACCATTGATTTGGGCTTTGCCTACACGCCCGCACGGGATGGTTCGGTGTTGGGGTTTGTCGATGTGCCGGGCCACGAAAAATTCGTTCGCAATATGATCGCAGGGGTGACCGGCATTGATTGCGCGCTGTTGGTGGTGGCCGCCGATGATGGCCCCATGCCCCAAACGGAAGAACATCTTTCCATTTTGGGCCTGCTTGGGGTTGCCTCCATGGTGGTGGCGATCACCAAAATCGACCGGGTAGCGGGTGCTCGGGTGGCAGAGGTCAGGGCAGAAATAGAACAGTTGCTTGCAGGATCGGGTTTTGAAGGGGCAGAAATTTATCCAGTCTCTGCCCCCACCGGTGATGGCGTGCCGGATTTACGCGATGCGCTTGATCGGGCAGCAATGCGGCCAATGGGCGCTGAATTTGGGAATTTTCGCCTTGCCGTGGACCGCAGTTTCACCGTGCCCGGGGCCGGCGTGGTGGTGACAGGGGCTGTTTTTTCCGGTGCCGTAAAAATTGGCGATCCATTGATGGTGTCACCATCTGGCATTCCCGTCAGGGTGCGGGGCATCCATGCCCAGAACCAGCAATCAGAAACGGCCCAGCTTGGCCAGCGCTGTGCCCTGAACATCACAGGCCAACAGTTGGAACGGGGAGACATCAATCGCGGCGATTGGATTTTGGCGGCCCCGGTTCATGCGCCGACAAACCGCATCGATGCGCGCCTTCGGGTGTTGCCGGGCGAAGATGCCCCCATCAAACATTGGACCCCGGTTCATTTGCATTTGGGGGCCGCAGACATCCCGGCCCGGGTGGCCGTTTTAGAAGGCGGCTCAATCGCGCCCGGCGATCACGGTCTGGTGCAGATTGTTACAGAGCGCGACATCGGCGCCCTGCGGGGTGATCGGTTTATCCTGCGCGATCAATCGGCTTGGCGCACGATGGCCGGTGGGACAGTGATTGACCCCTTTGCCCCGGCCCGGGGCAGGGCGCGCCCGGAACGGTTAAGCATCCTGCGTTGCATGGAATGTGAGCCGGTCGAAAAGGCGCTATTGTCTTTGTTGCAGGAAAATTCAGGCGGCGTGGACATCAGCAGGTTTGTGCGCACCTGGAACTTGGTGCCAAAAGATGCAACGGCACTCATAGACCAAATTGTGCCAAAAAAGGGCGGAAATTATGGGTTTTCTGGCGAACACTGGAAGGGTTGGGTAGCAAAAATAAACGCGGCCCTTAAGGCGTTTCATACCGATAACAAGGATGCCCAAGGGATTGCAAGTGCAGGGCTACACAAATTGGTCGGGCGGGCACTTCCCAAAGATGCGTTTGTTCAAATGATCGGTGAATTGTCCGAAAATGGCACAGTGCTGGTCAAGGATGCGATGGTGCGGTTGGTGGAACACCGGGCGCAATTGGCACCAAAAGATGAAGCGCTTTGGAAAAAACTGGAACCGATTTTCGAAGCCTGTGATCCCCGCCCGCCTTCATTGGGGGATATGGCAGATGAAGCTGGTGCAGATATTAAGGCCGTGGAACAGTTTTTGATCCGTGCATCGCGCATCGGCAAGGTTGTCCAAGTGTCGGCCAAGTGCTTTTTGCAGTGTGGCACGTTGGAAAAGCTGGGCGCGATGGCCGAGGCCATCGCCAAGGCCGATGGCAGCCTGACCATCAAGGCATTTCGCGATCAATCGGGCATTGGCCGCAACGCCATCATCGAGGTTGCAGAATATTTTGACCGGATTGGCTTTACCGTTCGTCGCGGCAATGAACGCGATATCCGAAAGCCTGCGGTTGATGTAAATTGGCGGGGCAAGCGGTGA
- a CDS encoding redoxin domain-containing protein: MVGFENEKEALKKLDAKVIAISADDEANAQEVAKDVSFPVTHSATKQDAYAMGGWAGVHRGTDIVQPSEFVIGPDGKVMTSSYSAGPIGRMDAADVVKWLTRRDSLG, from the coding sequence TTGGTCGGCTTCGAGAATGAAAAAGAAGCCTTGAAAAAGCTTGATGCGAAAGTCATTGCCATCAGCGCAGATGACGAAGCAAACGCGCAAGAAGTGGCAAAGGATGTTTCCTTTCCCGTCACCCACAGCGCCACAAAACAAGATGCCTACGCCATGGGAGGCTGGGCAGGCGTTCATCGCGGCACTGATATCGTCCAGCCATCAGAATTTGTCATCGGTCCTGATGGCAAGGTGATGACGTCGAGCTATTCTGCTGGCCCCATCGGGCGCATGGATGCCGCCGATGTGGTCAAATGGCTGACGCGCCGCGATTCACTGGGATAA